Proteins encoded in a region of the Cygnus olor isolate bCygOlo1 chromosome 4, bCygOlo1.pri.v2, whole genome shotgun sequence genome:
- the LOC121069350 gene encoding LOW QUALITY PROTEIN: cytosolic beta-glucosidase-like (The sequence of the model RefSeq protein was modified relative to this genomic sequence to represent the inferred CDS: inserted 3 bases in 2 codons; substituted 1 base at 1 genomic stop codon), whose translation MAKTSFLIHYSMDRPIVLLVLEDIAFPAGFAWGAATAAYQIEEGWNADGKGPNVWDTFTHQGGDRVFKNQTGDVACGSYTLWEEDLKCIKQLGLTHYRFSLSWSRLLPDGTTGFINQKGNFNYINKIINNLANGIXCLLYHFDLPQSLEDXRGWRSEKIIETFDIHAKYCCRAFEDXVNLWMTVNKPYVVGVDGCEKGIAPATTKPGTRAYMAAILYPR comes from the exons ATGGCTAAAACGTCCTTTCTCATCCACTACAGCATGGACAGGCCAATTGTTTTG CTGGTGCTAGAGGATATTGCTTTTCCAGCTGGATTTGCTTGGGGTGCAGCTACAGCGGCATATCAAATTGAAG AAGGCTGGAATGCAGATGGAAAGGGCCCTAATGTCTGGGACACATTCACCCATCAGGGAGGAGATCGAGTTTTCAAGAACCAGACTGGTGATGTAGCTTGTGGCAGCTACACTCTGTGGGAGGAAGATTTGAAATGTATCAAACAGCTTGGATTGACTCATTATcgcttttctctttcctggtCACGTCTGTTACCTGATGGGACGACAGGTTTCATCAACCAGAAAGGcaatt TCAATTACATCAACAAAATCATTAATAACTTGGCAAATGGCAT CTGCTTACTGTATCACTTTGACTTACCTCAGTCTTTAGAAG AAAGGGGCTGGAGATCTGAAAAGATCATTGAGACTTTTGATATTCATGCAAAATATTGCTGCAGAGCATTTGAAGACTGAGTGAATCTGTGGATGACTGTTAATAAGCCTTATGTTGTCGGTGTAGATGGTTGTGAAAAGGGCATAGCCCCAGCTACAACAAAACCTGGTACCAGAGCTTACATGGCAGCTATCCTTTACCCTAGATAG